The sequence below is a genomic window from Acidilobus saccharovorans 345-15.
GGCCGCGGAGGCGTTGGCCAGGATTAAGGCGCCGCTGTAGTTGCCCAGGTATGCCTGCCCCAGGGCCTCCCCGAGCAGAAGGGATGACCATGCAGCGTAGCTCAGCTCGCCGAGGTCAGCGACGGCCTGGGAGAGCTGCTGGGCCAGGCTGGGGTCCTTTGAGTAGGCCACGTCCTTCAAGCCGACAACGTAAGGGGCCGCCTCCCAGAGGTAGCCAGTAGCGTTGGCCAGGGCGCCGCCCGCCTGGGGGCCCGTGACGTTGAAGGCCTCGGCGTCCATGAGCAGCGACATGGAGAGCAGCATGGTGGCGTTAGCGGCCTCCTTAAGGTAGGGGACGTACTTCGACGGCGGGGTCGGGTACTGGTTCACGGCGTAGTTTATGTAGCCGTCGAGCGAGGCTATGGCAGCGCTGACGTTTCCCAGCAGCTCCCTCACGGGGGCGCTGACGTATATGTAGTAAGTCGTGGCGTCCTGGAGGGCCTCATCCGCGAGCTGCTGGGAGGCCGAGGAGTACTCAAGGGTCAGGCCGTCGTTGCCGCCTATGTAAGCCGTTATGGCCAGGGACGTGTTCCCAAGGGCCTCGTAGTCGAGCATGGCCAGCTCTGAGGCCTGGGCGCGGGAGGCCCTGGCTATGGAGGCCGAGAGGCTCAGGTTCGCCCCGCTCCCGTTAACTACGGCCACGAGCTCGCCCAGGGCGGAGGCCAGGGACTCAAGCGAGGCCGTCGCGCTCCTGACGTAGGGGCCCTGGGGGGAGGCGTTGACGTAGTTGATTAGCTTAAGGGCGCTGGAGAGCGCTGCGTTGCTGAAAGCTGGCGTCGCCCCAGTTGACATCCTGCCCAGGGCCTGCTCTACGAGCAGGTAGGTCTGGTTCAGGTAGCCCATGGCCTGGCTCAGGTTCTCATAGGCGGCCTGGAGGCCTAGGCTCACGTTGACGCCCGGGAGCCGCTGGGCCACAGCAACGATGTCAGCCAGGGCCCGGCTTATGTTGCCCTCCAGCTGCCCAGGCCTGAGGCTCGGGGCGCTGCAGTTCCCGGGCTCCCTCAGCAGGTACTCCTCCTCGAGGGCCCCCTGCAGGCACGAGAGGGCCGAGGAGGCGTTTGAGAGCTCCTTCATTATGACCGCGTACGTGGAGTTCAGGGCGCTGGTCTCGTTGGCGGCCCTGGCCAGGAGCCCCTCGGCGAGGCTTAAGTTGGCTGAGACCTGGGCGGCCACCCGCTCCCTGAAGCTCATGTTGAGGAGCGGCTGCAGCTGCTGGGCGCTCCTGTTTATGAGGGCCAGCAGCGAGTAGAGCTCGACCAGCTGCCCCGGCGACGTGACGTTGGCGCTTGACACGAGCAGGTAGAGCTCCTCAGCCTCGCTGTACATGTTTGCCCTGGCCTCGCCGCTTGCCGTGGCGTTCAGTTCCAGCACGTCGCGCTGGGCCAGGGAGAGAAGCTGGGCCAGCCCCTCCGACAGGCCAGACGATGACATGGCCGCCGAGTACCCGCTGGCAAGCCCAAGGCCCCTGAGGCTCACGCCCAGGGAGCCGCTGTAGTTGCCCTGGGACAGCAGCGCGTAGGCCTTGGCAGCGTAGGACTCCAGCGCAGAAGAGTACGTGGAGTTGAAGCGGAGCGAGGAGGCAAGGTACTCCAGCACCGCCAGGTATCCCGCGGCCTCCGCCCAGGGGGCGGGCCTCGGGGACTGGGCCCTGAGGTACAGGTATGAGGCCTCCATCACGCGCAGGCTCAGCTCCTCCGCGCCGGTGTAGTTGCCCTCGGCGTACAGCTGGAGGGCCCTGGAGAGCGTGGCGTTGAGGGAGCTCACGTTAGCCCCGTAGGCCCTCAGCACTGAGAGGTCGGTCGAGGCTGCGCTCAGCTGAGGGGGCGGCGAGGAGGCCGGGAGCGACAGGGGGACTGCTGCCAACAAGATGAGCAGGAGCAGTGAAGCCGCGAGCAGCTGCCTGGGCCTCAAGCGGTTCACCTCCTGGTCACGGCCACGGAGACGGCTATGGCCAAAGCCACCAGGACCACCACTATTGTGACGTACCTGAAGACGTCCGACGTGGGCTTCGGCGTCGTCGTGGTTGTCGGAGTGGTAGTGGTTGTCGTGGGGCTGGTCGTCGTTGATGTAGTGGCTGTAGTAGTTGTAGACGTGGTTGTGGTTACGGGCTTAGTCGAGGTTGTCGTGGTGGTAGTGGTTGTTGTGATCGTGGTTGTCGTGCTAGTCGTTGTCGTGGTAGTTGTAGTCGTAGTCGTTGATGTGGTCGTCACGGGCTGCGGGGTCACGTAGAGCGTGAGGTTGCCCGGCCCGGCCAGCAGGGTCGTCACGTTTACCAGGGTCGCGTTGGCGCCTGAGTAGTAGACCAGCACGCTGCCGTTGGCCACGCTCACGTAGGTCCTGTAGGGGAGGTACATCCAGTAGGCGGCCACCGCCCCCTGGACTGAGCGGGGGGCAGGTAGACGCTCACGTTAACCGTGCCTGGGCTGAGCACCGAGACCTGCAGGGTGCCGTTTGAGTACTCAGCGTAGAGGCTCCCGACTCCCTGCTCATAGGCCGCATACGAGTAGGGCTCAGCGCACAGCGGCAGCTTAAGGAGCTGCGGGGCGGAGGTCACGTTGAAGCTCAACGCCTCCACCGCGCCGACGTAGCTCACTTCAACCTGGGCGTGGACTACGGGCAGGAGGACAGCCGCGATGACTATCAGCAGGACCGCCCACCTAATCATCGCTTAAGCCCGGGGGAGCTGGGCCGGGGCGACTATTATTTCTAAAGGTTATCCGGCGAAGGTTAACGGGTCTTGCCTGAGGAGCTCCCTGAGCACCACCGTGGCGTACATGCCCCTGCCCAGCGAGAACTCAAGCCACTCGCCCGAGAGGCCCAGCCCCCTGACCTCCATGAAGGAGTCCCTCACCATGTCCCTGGCCCTTATGCTGAGCTCGCTGGAGGCCAGCTCACTGACCCCCTCCTCATTCATAACATCCCTGCAGGCCCCCTCGGCCCTTGAGGCGCTGGAGGGCACCACTATCCTCTCCGGCACCTCGTTGGCCTCAAGGTACCTTGAGAGGCACAGGTTAAACAGGTAGGACTGGTATGCCTCAACGAAGAAGCTGAGGGGCATGGGGTACCTCCTCATCGCCCTGGCGGGGTCCCCGCTCCTGAGCAGCTCCCTGAGCACCCTGGCCTCGGGCCAGAGGCTGCGAGGGGCGGCCTCCAGGGCCTCCCTGTACATGCCCCTGTCGTAGAGCTCCCTGAACTCCCTCCAGGCCTCGGGCTCGCCGCTGAAGGGCCTCCCGAGGAGGAGGTCCAGGGCCTCCCTCAGGTTCCCCCTGACTATGGCCCTGCCCACCGTGTGGCTGTTGGGCCTCACGAGGCCAAACCGCTGGTAGCCGAAGTAAGCGGGAAGCCTCTTAGCTGAGGCCAGGGCCGAGACCCTCCTGGCCAGCTCGTCGAGCCTCTGGGTGACCACCCTTATTGAGAACCTGTTGCCCGTGTGCTCAACCCTCCTGTCGTGGTCCCCCAGGTACCTGACCTCGACGCCGCCCCGCCTGGCCTCCCTGACCCTCGGGCTGCCCCCAACCGTGTAGACCAGCTGGCATGTAACCGCGTTGGAGTCCTTGATGCCAATCACGTGGGGCCTGGAGCCCAGGAGCCTTGAGGCGAGCCTCATTGCTGTGGAGTGGTCAACCCCAACCTTGGTCAGAAGGTAAACGTGCATGTTGCCCGAGCCGCTGGGCCTGAACTCCGTGCACGGCGCCCCGGCCACCTCCTCGACAACCCTGAAGCCGTCGGGCCTCGGCACCTGGGCCCCCAGCGGGCCCCAGTCGAAGTCAAGGTAGTAGTAAGGCATTCCCAGCATGACGTCAATGTAGTATGGGCTCCTCCTCATGCCCTATCATGTGAGGCGTAGGGGCCAGGCCTTTAAGCTCGGAGCGCATCAAGGCCTGGGAGAGCCATGTACGTCGCCGCCCTGCTGCTTGCAACGGGCGTTGCCCTGCTCCTCTGGCACGCGGCCTCGGCGCTGGCATACTATGCCTTAATGTTAAGGAGGTCGAGGGCCTACAGGCCGCCGAAGGGCGCCTTCAGCGGCACGGTCACGGTTGTCATACCAACCTACAACGAGTCCAAGATAATAAGGGGGAAGCTCGACAACGTGGCGTCGCAGTGGGACCCCTCGAGGCTTGAGATAATAGTCGTTGACTCCAGCACGGACGGCACCGCTGACGAGGTCGAGAGGTGGTCCAGGGGGAGGGGGCTCCCAGTCAAGGTGCTTAGGGAGGCCTCCAGGTCGGGCAAGCACGCCGCCGAGAACTGGGCCCTCAGGGAGGCCAGGGGCGACGTCGTCGTCTTTACTGACGCTGACTGTGAGTGGTCCCCCGGCTCGCTTCGCTCGGCCCTCTCATCACTTGCCGCCCCAGGCGTCGGCCTCGTGACCTGCATAAAGGAGCCCCCGAGGGGGGTTGAGGGCACCTACAGGTCCCTCTACAACGTGCTCAGGCTTGGGGAGAGCCAGGCGCACAGCACCCCCATAGCCCACGGCGAGCTCCTCGCCGTGAGGAGGGACCTAGCAACTAAGCTTGGAGGCCTCAGGCCCGGCGCTGACGACAGCGACCTGGCGCACAGGGTCGCGATGGAGGGCCTCAGGTCAATAGCGCTGCCCGACGCCGTCTGCAGGGAGTACGTGCCCGGCAGGGGCTACTTCAGGTGGAAGCTCAGGAGGGCCCAGCACCTGGTCGAGCACATGGCCAGGGCCTCCAGGGACCTGCCGAGGGCCCCCAAGGGCTACAGGGCCGTCCTGGCGTGGGAGTCGTTCCTTCACCTCGTGAACCCCTGGCTGGCCCTGGCGTCGCTCGCGTCGCTGGTGGCTTCAGCCGCGCTGGGCTCGCTGCCGGCGGCCGTGGTCCTGGCGCTGATAGCCGCCTCCATGACTTTAGGCATGGCCAGGACCTGGGCCCTGGAGCAGCTGTTCCTGGTGACGGCCATGGTAAAGAACCTCAGGGGAAGGGAGTACGTCTGGGAGAAGGTGGAGAAGCCCGTCAGCCCCTGAGCCTCCTCACGACCAGGGCTATCGCCGCTGCCAGGTAGGCCGCCATGGCAGGCACGGCGTAGAGCACAGGAACGTTGAGGCCGACCAGGCTGAAGTATATTATCACCAGCGATATTGCTGTCCCTATAGCCGGCAGCAGGTGGTGGCTCAGGGCAGTGGCAAGTCCCCTGAGCCTCTCCCTTACGGCCACCCTGGAGAGCGAGATGTTAACGGCCACGTGATAGGCAAGGTTGAGGACGCTCATCACGGTTATCCAGAAGAGGATTCCATAGAGCAGCCCGCGGACCACGCCGTAGAGCTCGACCATGACAGCCTCCGTCAGGAGGGACATGACCACGGCCACCGCGAAGGTGGTTATGCACGCGCTCGAGGGGGAGCCGTACCTCTCATGGACTCTGCATAGGTACCTGGGCAGCAGGCCGTCCCTGGCCAGGGAGAACATGGTCCTCTCGGCGGAGCTGCCGAACACCAGGACTCCAGTGAAGTAGCCGGAAATGGCTATGGCGAGCACCAGGGCTGAGTACGCCCTCCCAGTGTACCTTGAGAACACGGCCACCGCTGGAAGGAAGAGCGACCTGAGGCCCTGAACCCCCGAGGGCGGCACCGAGACCACCAGGGAGTACTCGACGAACGTGTAGAAGGCAGCCATCATTATTATGGCCGCAACTATGGCCTTCCTTATGGTCTCCCTCGGCGCCCTGGCCTCCTCGCCGAAGTTAACTATCGTTGAGTACCCTATGTACGCCGTGTAGGGCCCCGTGAGCACTGCCAGGAAGAAGCCGGCCGGCCCGACGCTTGGCATCGTGAAGGGCTCGAGGCTCAGGTACCTGCTCCTCAGGACTATGACTACGCTTCCAGCGAGTATCGCCGCTATCTGGGCGGCCCCGCTTATCATTGCGACCCTGGCGGAGAGCCTCACGCCGAGGTAGCTCACGGCAAACATGAAGGCCTGCGTCAGGAGGCCCAGGGCCACGAGAAGCGACAGGGGCACCGCTATATTATAGAGGGCCCTGAGGGCCACGTCAAGGATCCAGGCGAGCGCTATGGGAGTTATTATAATTGGCGACAGCTGGGCCAGGAGCTGGGCCATTCCTATGACGCCCGCCACCCTCCTGCCCCATGCGGCCTCGACGAACTTGTAGAAGCCGCCGGCGCTGGAGACCCTAGAGCTGAACTGGTATATGGAGTTCACGTTGGTGAAGACGAGCAGGGCCCCCAGCAGGAACGCTAAGGGCGCCGCCGCCCCAGCGTAGGCTATGGCGTTCCTGGAGACCACAAGGTATATGGAGCCTGGAAGTATGGCGCACACGCTCAGAAAGGCCAGCTGCAGGAACCCCACGGAGTTGCTCCTGAGGCTCATGGTTATCTCTTGCTAGAGAAACCCCCTGGGGGTTTAAATGTGTAAGTTATAACGTCCGTCGCCGAGGCAGGGACCTCAACCCTTAAATAAGCCCTCCCACCATGGTTTCTGGGGCTCACCTTTGGGGTAAAAACATGAACTTAGACGACGTGACAGCCATAGTGCCCGCCTTTAACGAGTCTGAGGGAATAGGGCCCACGGTACAGGAGCTCATAGACGTCGGCATACAGCCGTACAACATAATTGTGGTCGACGGCGGCAGCACCGATGGGACACCTGAAATAGCGTCAAAGCTTGGGGTGAGGGTGGTCAGGCAGAGGGGCAGGGGCAAGGCAGACGCCATAAGGTGCGGCCTTAAGCACGCCAGGACCCCTCTCATACTTGTTATAGATGCTGACCACACGTATCCGGCTAAGTACGTGCCACTTATGGTAAATGCGCTCAAGGAGGGGGGCTACGACGAGGTTATAGGCGTGAGGCCCGGCAGC
It includes:
- the truD gene encoding tRNA pseudouridine(13) synthase TruD; its protein translation is MRRSPYYIDVMLGMPYYYLDFDWGPLGAQVPRPDGFRVVEEVAGAPCTEFRPSGSGNMHVYLLTKVGVDHSTAMRLASRLLGSRPHVIGIKDSNAVTCQLVYTVGGSPRVREARRGGVEVRYLGDHDRRVEHTGNRFSIRVVTQRLDELARRVSALASAKRLPAYFGYQRFGLVRPNSHTVGRAIVRGNLREALDLLLGRPFSGEPEAWREFRELYDRGMYREALEAAPRSLWPEARVLRELLRSGDPARAMRRYPMPLSFFVEAYQSYLFNLCLSRYLEANEVPERIVVPSSASRAEGACRDVMNEEGVSELASSELSIRARDMVRDSFMEVRGLGLSGEWLEFSLGRGMYATVVLRELLRQDPLTFAG
- a CDS encoding glycosyltransferase, with protein sequence MYVAALLLATGVALLLWHAASALAYYALMLRRSRAYRPPKGAFSGTVTVVIPTYNESKIIRGKLDNVASQWDPSRLEIIVVDSSTDGTADEVERWSRGRGLPVKVLREASRSGKHAAENWALREARGDVVVFTDADCEWSPGSLRSALSSLAAPGVGLVTCIKEPPRGVEGTYRSLYNVLRLGESQAHSTPIAHGELLAVRRDLATKLGGLRPGADDSDLAHRVAMEGLRSIALPDAVCREYVPGRGYFRWKLRRAQHLVEHMARASRDLPRAPKGYRAVLAWESFLHLVNPWLALASLASLVASAALGSLPAAVVLALIAASMTLGMARTWALEQLFLVTAMVKNLRGREYVWEKVEKPVSP
- a CDS encoding APC family permease: MSLRSNSVGFLQLAFLSVCAILPGSIYLVVSRNAIAYAGAAAPLAFLLGALLVFTNVNSIYQFSSRVSSAGGFYKFVEAAWGRRVAGVIGMAQLLAQLSPIIITPIALAWILDVALRALYNIAVPLSLLVALGLLTQAFMFAVSYLGVRLSARVAMISGAAQIAAILAGSVVIVLRSRYLSLEPFTMPSVGPAGFFLAVLTGPYTAYIGYSTIVNFGEEARAPRETIRKAIVAAIIMMAAFYTFVEYSLVVSVPPSGVQGLRSLFLPAVAVFSRYTGRAYSALVLAIAISGYFTGVLVFGSSAERTMFSLARDGLLPRYLCRVHERYGSPSSACITTFAVAVVMSLLTEAVMVELYGVVRGLLYGILFWITVMSVLNLAYHVAVNISLSRVAVRERLRGLATALSHHLLPAIGTAISLVIIYFSLVGLNVPVLYAVPAMAAYLAAAIALVVRRLRG